Proteins co-encoded in one Babylonia areolata isolate BAREFJ2019XMU chromosome 5, ASM4173473v1, whole genome shotgun sequence genomic window:
- the LOC143282299 gene encoding uncharacterized protein LOC143282299 produces the protein MAVSIAVAMFRFRLWAPPVSGPLQPQLLSQQLQGPITDPGQVGSAEVPPETLSNLPIRRPREKTQKDDPGGRPRRKTQKDYPEGKPRRKTQKDDPGGRPRRKTQKDDPGGRPRRKTRKEDPEGRPWRDDPEGKPKRTTQKDDPKGRPRGTTQKDDPGGRPKRTTQEDDPGGRPRGTTQEDDPGGRPRRTTQGDDPGGRPRRTTQGDDPKGRPRRTTQGDDPGGRPRRTTQEDDPGGRPRGTTQKDDPGGRPRRTTQETSDPPHQT, from the exons TCTCTGGGCCCCTCCAGTCTCTGGGCCCCTCCAGCCTCAGTTATTGAGCCAGCAGCTCCAGGGACCTATTACGGACCCAGGGCAGGTTGGAAGCGCTGAGGTTCCACCTGAAACACTCAGCAACCTACC CATTCGACGACctagagagaagacacagaaggACGACCCAGGAGGACGACCCAGAAGGAAGACCCAGAAGGACTATCCAGAAGGAAAACCCAGGAGGAAGACCCAGAAGGACGACCCAGGAGGACGACCCAGAAGGAAGACCCAGAAGGACGACCCAGGAGGACGACCCAGAAGGAAGACCCGGAAGGAAGACCCGGAAGGAAGACCCTGGAGAGACGACCCAGAAGGAAAACCCAAGAGGACGACCCAGAAGGACGACCCAAAAGGACGACCCAGGGGGACGACCCAAAAGGACGACCCAGGAGGACGACCCAAAAGGACGACCCAGGAGGACGACCCAGGGGGACGACCCAGGGGGACGACCCAGGAGGACGACCCAGGAGGACGACCCAGGAGGACGACCCAGGGGGACGACCCAGGAGGACGACCCAGGAGGACGACCCAGGGGGACGACCCAAAAGGACGACCCAGGAGGACGACCCAGGGGGACGACCCAGGGGGACGACCCAGGAGGACGACCCAGGAGGACGACCCAGGAGGACGACCCAGGGGGACGACCCAAAAGGACGACCCAGGAGGACGACCCAGGAGGACGACGCAGGAGACTAGTGACCCACCTCACCAGACATAA